From Ignavibacterium sp.:
TGTTCTGATATGACTTAAAAATATTTTTTGATTCTAATATTATTTTCATTTCTATTCCCATTTAATTGATTCTAAGGCATCTACTTTAGCTGCTCTTCTTGCTGGGAAAAGTGCTGCGAGAAAAGTAAGCAACATCGAGGCTCCACTTACAAAAAAGAAATCTGAAATTCTTAATTCAAGAGGTAAGCTATCAATTTTATACATTGTTGGATCTAACGGATAAATGTTGAAATTCAACTGCAGCCAGCAAACAAAATAGCCGAGCATTACGCCAAAGAATGATCCGAAAATTCCAATAAGTATTCCTTCATTTAAAAATATTTTTAGAATTGAATTCTCTGTCACTCCGAATGATTTCATTATGCCAATGTCTCTTTTCTTTTCAAGCACTGACATTGATAGCGAACCAAGAATATTGAAAGAAGCAACTGCAATTATTAGTGAGAGTAAAATATATGCAACCCATCTTTCAATTTGCATAACCGAATAAAGTTCTTTGTGAAAATCATACCAGGTATTAACATCAGCAATTTTCGGATCAATCATTCCGCTAAGTTTATCTTTTATTTGTTCTGATTTTGTCCTGTCGATTAATTTAATTTCATATCCTTCAAAAGATTTTCTGAAACCAAGTAATTCCTGACCAAAGGATAAATCAGTGATCGCAAGGGATTCATCATATTCATTGTTCTGAGAATTGAATATTCCTCTAACGATAAATTTTTTAGTCAATGGAATTGAACTCTGCATTAAAACACTTTCGATATTAGCAGGAGAAACTATTGTAACAGTATCGCCTGTTACAGCTTCAAGCTTATCAGCTAATCTGATTCCAATATAAATTGAATTTTCAGGTTCACTTTCCGGATTTGATTTTGAAGATATTGTCAGCTTATCAAAATCATATAGATTATTTATTTCATTAAACTTAACCGCTCTCAGATTAATAACTTCAGTTTTACCTCTGTTTAATGCTAATACTTTTCCAGAAACAAATGGTGAATAACTTTTAATTTCATCTATACTTTTTATTTTTTCTTCAATTTCTGAATGAAGTAAATCAGTAGATTCAGATTTGAACACAATTCTTAGATGGGGATCCAAACTCATTAAGTAGGAAGTGACAAGACTTCCGAATCCATTGAAAACAGAAAGCACAACAATTAGTGCAGCAACACCGATTGTAATTCCTGCAATTGATAGGAATGAAATAATCGTGATGAAGTTCAACTTGTGTCGGGATATCAAATATCTTTTCGCAATAAATTTTTCTAAATCCATCAGTCAAACCTTAATGCTGCAACTGGGTTAATTCTTGATGAAATAATGCTCGGTATCAGCGAAGCCAAAATAGCAAGCACAATCGTTATTAAAGAAACAATAAGAAATATTTCAAACGACAAATCAAATGGAACTTTAGTAACAAAATAAATACTTGAGGGAACTTTGATAATATTGAATTTGGTTTGAATTTCCATCAGAGCTAAAGCTAAAATATTTCCAGCTATTGTTCCAAGAATTGCAAGATAAAATCCCTGTAAAAGGAAGATTTGAATTATGTGTTTCTTTTTTGTCCCGAATGATTTAAGGATTCCGATTGAGTTTGTTCTTTCAATTACCATCAACAGTAATGTTCCAACAATGTTGAAAACAGCAACAACAATAATAAGTCCAAGTATTATTGGAATAGGTTTTTTCTGAAGTGAAATCCAGGTAAAAATGTTTTTATGCAAATCAAAAATACTTCGGGCAAAGTAAGGGTATGTCAATTCTTTTCTCAAAAGATTTGCAAGACTATCAGCTTTTGAAATGTCATTTAGTTTAATGTCTATTCCATTCACTTCACCTGGCATCGAAAAAAGATTCTGAGCAGAAATTAAATTTGTAAAAGCAATTGATGCATCATACTCTGCAATTCCACTTTCAAAAATTCCTGTCACTTTGAATTTTTCAATGTTTGGCAAATTGTCCAATGAAGGAATTTGATTATTCTTTAATGCAAAGAGACTGACATTATCACCAACTTTAATCAATAATTTATTAGCAAGAGTTTTTCCAAGTATGAGCGTATTTGAAGAATCCAAATACAGATTACCTTCAATTATATTTTCCAAAATTTTGTTTTTGTATCCTTCATTGTAAATGCCCTTTATAGTTACACCATCTTTTCTGTTTTTGAAACTTATCAGTGCGAGATTTGACAGAAATGGTGAAGCATAATCAAGATTATTTCCGCAAATAGAATCAATTTTTATTAGTGAATTATCTACTGAGGGAAGATTTGATTTAAAGCTAAAGATTTTAATGTGTGAATCGATATCAGTTAATTTCGCCGTGAGAGTTTTCTCAAAACCCGATATAACACTTAGTGCAATAATAAGTGTGGCAACACCAAGAGCAATACCACTGATGGCAATAGTAGAAATTAAATTCAGAAACCGTGAATCACGGTTCGATTTGATATATTTTTTAAAGATAAAGTAAGATATATTCATTAAATTTTTAATGTTTAATTCAAAATTAACTAATCAGTCAATACAATTGAAAAAAATGTGATTTCTAAAGAAAAAGAGAATTATTGGTGTACTAATTAATTGTTTTTTTTAGATACTTACTATATATTTTGCTCTCAATTTTTGAAAGTTTTTTGAAATACGGGGCGTAGCGCAGCCCGGTTAGCGCGCCTGCCTTGGGAGCAGGAGGTCGCAGGTTCGAATCCCGCCGCCCCGACTCAGCTTGAATTATAAGCGCCCGTAGCTCAACAGGATAGAGCATCAGCCTTCTAAGCTGAGGGTTAGTGGTTCGAGTCCACTCGGGCGTACAAAATCTTGAAGTTCTTTTAATTCTGAGAGATGATAAAATCGCCACAGCATCAGCCTTCAACGCTGAGGGTTAGTGGTTCTGCAAAGCATCCTTTGGAGAGTCCACTCGGGCGTACAAAAATTAGAGTAGCTCTTTAGATAATGATTTTATACGGTGAGTATAGCTCAGTTGGTCAGAGCACCAGGTTGTGGCCCTGGGGGTCGTGGGTTCAAGTCCCACTACTCACCCATTGAAACTAAATTCAATAAAAATTAGTTTTGCATTGAAAGGCCCCATCGTCTAGTGGTTAGGACATCGCCCTTTCACGGCGGTAACAGGGGTTCAAATCCCCTTGGGGTCACAAAATCCCGAAGATTTTTTTCTTCGGGATTTTTTTTTGAAGAATGCAAACATCTTTCAAACTCAGTTTTGTCCGAACTTTCACGGCAGTAACAAGGGTTCTCCAAAGGATCCCTTGGAAAATCCCCTTGGGGTCACAAAATCCCGAAGATTTTTTTCTTCGGGATTTTTTTTTGAAGAATGCAAACATCTTTCAAACTCAGTTTTGTCCGAACTTTCACGGCGGTAACAAGGGTTCTCCAAAGGATCCTTTGGAAAATCCCCTTGGGGTCACCAGTAATCCCGAAGAGTTTTCTCTTCGGGATTTTTTTATTGAGAATCCTTTCAAATTTTTGAAATATTAGAAGTGATCTAAATTTCACGGCGGTAACAGGGGTTCTCCAAAGGATCCCTCGGAAAATCCCCTTGGGGTCACGATTAATCCCGAAGAAAAATCTTTCTCTTAGGGATCTTTTTTGTGTTTCGAACTTTAGTTAAAATGTGTTAGTTTCCTAAGGTAGAAAAACGGAGGAGGTCATGAAAAGATTAACCCTTAGTGCCTCTCTGCTTTTGGTTTTCTCGCTTGTTTTATACGGACAATCCAACTTTAACATTGAGGCTTATCGTCAGTTTTTGAAGTCCCATCAGAATTTATCAACAAAGGGACTGTTATCAATGCATCCTTCAGGTACATTTCTATTGAACATCAATACTCCATATAACGATTCCAGATTATTCTCCCGAATAGATTCATTTTACTCCCTCACTAATTTTGAAAAAGAGCTTCTTAATAAACACGGATTTATGGTAAGTGAAAGACTTAAGAAGATTTCTTTTGGGGAAAGTTTAATGGAAATATTTCACGCTGATATTCCGGTATTCGTTTCAGTTGATGCGATACTTCATGCGTTCCATATATCATATGATAGAATTTTAATTGATGTTGAAATTGGACTTATCTACGATAAATTAAAACAATTGTTACAAACTCTACATTCAAATCAAAACCTATTGGCTACAAAGTATGGGTCGAATCCACAGATGCAAATAATGCTGAATGATGTTGATGTCTATTTAACTATTGCCTGTCGGTTAATGAATTTAAATGTAGCTCCTTATTACTCTCAGAACTCAACAATAGTCAATAAAATTCTTAATTTGATTTCGAATGAACAGCCAACCGCATATAATCTATTCTCAGACAATTGCAGAATAGTCGATTGGAGTCAGTTTAAACCGAGGGGGCACTACGCAAATAATCAAGTTTATCCACAATTAGCAAATTATTTTCGTACAATGATGTGGCTCGGTAGAACAGAATTTTATCTCTTACAACCAGGTGGAGTCGACGCTTCTCCTTGTCATCCTTCAATCGCTGATATTCAAAGACAAACTATTGACGCACTTCTGATAAATGAATTAATCTACTCAACTAGTTCTAAAGCTATTTATGATGAGATTGAAACAGCTCTAAAAATATTTGCTGGAGATCAGGATAATATTACTTTGGATAACCTGTCCTACCTGAAAACTGCGACTTCTGTTACTAATGCAGATGAATTATTGAACTTTTCAAAATTCGCTGAGTTTCAGGATACACTTAGGAAGCAATCTTTTGCGTATCAGCTAATACTTTCACAGATACTCCTCAATGATCCGATTACTGCTGATTCAATTTCACCTGCTTCATCATTTTTGCTTTTTGGACAAAGATTTGTGATTGACTCCTATGTTACAGCGTCTGTTGTGTATGATAGAATAAAATACTATAATCGGGTGATTTGCAGATTATATCCATCGACCCTTGATGTTCTCTTTTCACTTGGTAACGATGCAGCCGCTCAATTGTTGATAAATGAATTAAACCAATATAATTATTCTTCAAATCTTGCAGCGCTGAGGCATCTTATTGATTCTTACGATAATGATTTCTGGACTTCAAATATTTATTCATATTGGTTAAAGATGATTCGTGATTTAAATCCACCATCGGATCGTTCATCTTTACCAGAGTTTATGCAAACTGCTGCGTATTGGCAGCAGAAAATGAATTCACAATTGTCTTCGTGGACTGAGCTGCGGCATGACAATATTCTTTATGCAAAACAATCATATACAGGAGGCACAGTTTGCTCTTTTCCATATTCTTATGTTGAACCATTTCCGGAATTCTATTCAACTATAAAAGAATTTGCACTAAACGCAAAGGATAAAATTAACTTACTGAATTTTTCTGATAATGGGATTAAATCAATAATAATGCAGTATCTCGATCATTTATTTTTCACAAGCGATACTTTACAAACGATTTCAACAAAAGAGTTAAATGGTATTATGCTCACGCAAAATGAAATATCATTTCTACAGAGAATGATTTATAATAAATTTGGATCAGGTAAAGATTATGATGGTTGGTATCCAAAATTATTTTACTCGGATTTTGCTCATGGGAATAAAGGTTTAATAGAAAGTGATCACATTGTTGCCGATATTCACACAACTCCAACTGATTGTTACGGTTCAAAGGAAGGTTGGATTTCACATGTTGGAACCGGATATATCAATATAGGAATTTTTATTACTCCCTGGGTTGATGGTGAATTAACAGCATTTGCTGGTCCGGTTATGAGTTACTATGAATACAGAACAAAAAACTTTTTAAGACTTTCAGATGATGAATGGAAAAATGTTTACTTACAATCTGCTTTAAGACCTGACTGGGTCAACTTATATCTCGCTGATTCATCTGGAAATTCGAGAGGATCAGGTCCTAAACTTTTAACTTCTGAAAAAGATGATTTTAACAATTCTATTGTTGATGATTACGAGATAAAAATAGCTAATCTCCCTAACCCTTTTAATTCATCAACACTGATTGTTTTCACTGTTCCGGTTTCTCTTACCAATCAAAATGTTAATCTGAGGATTTTTGATCTTAATGGCAATTTAGTCTCTGAATTGGTCAATCAGACACTTTCATCCGGAAATTATATTTATCGTTGGGATGCAAAAAACTCTGCGGGACAAAATGTAGCAAGTGGAATATATTTTTATAATATTCAAATTGCCGACAGAACCAAAACAGGGAAAATGACACTAATTAAATAAGTTTCTGATTAATACTTGTATTTTCTCAACCCTTGAAAAAGAGCATTTTTCAAGGGTTTTTGTTTTCATACCGATTTCTTAACACTCAATTAATATTCTCTTAACATTCTCTTAACATTAGAATTTTAAGTTTGGGCGTCAAATAAAAGGAGAGAGTGTCATCATGTTTAATAAAAAAAATTTCTCAATCGTGTGTCGTAAGTTTCTGAAAAAAGTTTTTCTTATTTTCTTACTTGGTTATCTTCCCCTGATTGCTCAAGGTAAGGGCTCAATAACCGGATTGGTTCTTGATAAAGAAACCGGTGAAGCTATAATTGGTGCAAATGTTCTTATAGAAAATTCAAACATTGGAGCTGCAACCGACCTTGAAGGAAAATTCAGAATTGAAAATGTAAATCCGGGTAAGTACAATGTTATCGTTAGTTACATTTCATATTCTAAAATTACAATCAAGGATGTTGAAGTTACTGCAGGCAAATCAACCGAATTAAAAGTTGCTTTGACATCAGAAGCGATTTCAGTGGATGAAGTAGTAGTTGTTGATAAGCTTGACCGTTCTTATGAAAATGCTTTGATTAACCAAAGAAAAAAGTCTAATTCGATAAGTGATGGAATTAGCTCTGAACAAATTAAAAAGAGTAATGATGCTTCAACAAGCGATGCTCTTAAGAGAATCCCTGGTGTTACATTACTTGATAACAAATTTATTTTTGTCCGTGGTACAAGTGAAAGATATAGCAATGCACAATTAAACAACACTTCTTTATCAAGCACTGAACCAGAAAAAAAATCTTTCGCTTTCGATTTGTTACCAACAAACTTACTTAGCAATACAATTGTAGTTAAATCTTTTACACCGGATATCTCAGGAGATTTTGCCGGCGGAACAGTCCAGATTAACACCGTTGATTTTCCAGACAGACTTAAAATAAACCTTAGTTATTCAACCTCATACGTATCTAATACATCATTCAAAGATTTTTCAACTTACTCTGGTGGAGGTAGCTTCTGGGGATTTGATAATGGAACAAGAGCTTTACCATCATCATTTCCTGCTAATCTTGGTTCGGCGGGTTTAACCAGAACTGAAATAAATGAACTTGCTAAGTCTTTGAATAATGTTTGGGCGCCGGAAACAAAACGTGCTCCACTCAATAACAATTTTTCACTATCAATTGGTGATGGAACAACTTTGCTGGGACAAAATTTTGGTTTTGTTGCTGCATTTTCATTTAGAAATTCATATAAAAATTCTGATGTAGAAAGAAATGAATTCGAAGCAAGCGGAGAACCAAGATTTGAATTTAAAGGTGTTCAATCGACTTATTCCACAATGATGGGTGGAATGTTAAATCTCAGTTATAAGTTATCTGATCTGCACAAATTTTCTTTAAAGAATACATACAGCCGATCAAGTGATGATGAAGTTTCAGTGCTTAACGGAGCTCAATATACTGATGCAGGCAAAGAGCAGATTCAAACAGCTTTAAGATTTGTTGAAAGAGATGTTCTTTCCTCACAAATAAACGGAGAACATTATTTTCCTTTTCTTAACAATTTAAAATTAGACTGGAAGACATATTATTCAGAATCAAATCGTAATGAACCCGATTACAGAAGGATTCTCTACGGAAGGGATATCGGAACTAATGATCCATTCGCCGCGATACTTGGTTTTCAGCCAAACTTAAAAAATGGCGGTAGATATTTCTCAAATCTTTTTGATAAAACAAGAGGAGCAAGTGTTGATTTGACAATTCCAACTTCTTATGCAAAATATAAATTTGGTTCATTATACGAAGAAAAGAAAAGAGATTTTACATCGAGGTTAATCAGTGTAATTATTAATGCTTCAGGAAATGGCTTCACCGATTTTAACCTTCTTTATTTGCCATTGAACGAGATATTTGCACCTGAAAATTTCAGAAGAAACGGTTTCTCTATTGAAGAATATCAGAATGGTTCAAATAATTATACTGCTAAGCAGGATGTATTTTCAACATATGGTATGATTGAATTACCATTTTATTTCCTTGATCAGGAATTCAATTTTGTCGGTGGTGCACGTTTAGAAAATTCTCTTCAGCAGATAAATTCTTTTGACTTGAGTGGTCAGATTCCTTTAAGCAATCAACTTAAAAAAGTAGATATTCTGCCATCTGCTAATTTGATTTACAGAATTAGTCCAATTACAAATTTAAGACTTGGCTACAGCCAAACAGTAAACAGACCTGAATTAAGAGAACTTGTTTCATTTGCATACTTCGATTATGCAACACAAACCTCTGTAAGAGGAAATCCAAATCTTCAAAGGGCACTTATCAGAAACTATGACTTAAGATTTGAAATCTTTCCTGGTGTCGGAGAATTGATTTCAGCAAGTGTATTTTATAAATCAATCAGTGATGCTATTGAAAAAGTAGTTGTAACCGGTAGCGCACTTGGGTCTGAGAGAACATTTACAAATTCTGATAAAGCAAAGATTTACGGATTTGAATTAGAAGGAAGATTCACACTGGCATTCTTAGGTTCATACTTCAATAACTTTTCTTTGAATGGAAATTATAGTTGGATTAAATCAGCTGTAACAGTAAAAGGCACAGAAACAACAATACCACGAGAAGAAAGACCACTTCAAGGTCAATCGCCATATGTACTGAACTTTGGTCTGTACTTTACCGAACCAACTATCGGAACAACTTTCGGAATACTTTACAACAAAATCGGGGAAAGAATTGTTGAAGTAGCTACAGCTTATGAAGAAGATGTAACTGAGCAACCAAGAGATTTAGTTGACATTGTAATATCCCAACCTTTCCTCGATAACTTCGAAGTTAAATTGGGAATAAAAGATTTACTTTCTCAAGAGCATGTTTTTACTCAGGGAAATAAAAAATCCAGAGTTAACAGTTCTAATACCGGAATTTCACTTGGGTTATCATATAAAATTCAATAATGAAGAGAGAGAAGAGAGAGAAAGCGTTGAAAAGACTAACAAACATTATTAACAAATCAAGGAGACAAAATGAAAATAATTAACAAGTTCGTTTTATTCACTTTTGTTGTTTTTGTTTTCAGTCTGGCTGAAACATTTGCACAGCTTGCACCTGTTGACAGTGTGATTGAAGGTAATATCAACTCAAATGCTTTCCTCTCTAAAAACAAAAGATATCTCTTAAGGGGTTTTGTAAATGTTAACCCGCCTGCAACACTCACAATTCAGGCTGGAACAGTTATTTATGGTGAAAAATCTACTAAAGGTTCACTCATTATTAACCGTGGTGCCAAGATTATTGCTCAAGGAACTCCAGATGAGCCAATTGTTTTCACTTCACAAGAACTACCCGGTAACAGAGGTCCTGGTGATTGGGGAGGAATAATACTCGCCGGTAATGCTACAATTAATGTTCCCGGTGGCACAGCAACACTCGAAGGTGGTACAGGAACTGTATATGGTGGTGGTACAACTCCTAATGATGATGACAACAGCGGAATCCTTAAGTATGTAAGAATTGAATTTCCGGGAATTGCATTCTTGCCGGATAACGAAATTAACGGATTAACTCTAGGTGGTATTGGTCGTGGAACCACTATAGAATATGTGCAGGTTAGTTATTCTGGTGATGATTCCTTTGAATGGTTTGGTGGTACTGTTAACGGAAAATATCTTATCGCTTTCAAAGGTGTTGATGATGAATTTGATATGGATTTCGGATTCAGAGGAAATCTTCAATTTGGATTTGGCTTGAGAGATCCAAACATCGCCGATATAAGTGGAAGTAACGGCTTTGAAACTGATAATGATGGAACAGGAACATTCAATACACCAAGAACACTTCCAGTAATTTCGAACTTTACGGTTGTTGGTCCAATGCCTGATACATCATTTACTGCATACAATCCGAATTTCAGAAGAGGTGCTCATATCAGAAGAAGTGCATTAACCTCAATTTATAATTCGATTGTTATGGGATATCCTATTGGATTATTGCTTGATGGTTCCGGTGTTGGTAATGCTGCAATCGGTGATACTTTACAAATAAGAAATTCCATTTGGGCTGGACTAAGAGCAGGAAATGGAATAATCACAAATTACGGTCAGTTAAATGCTCTCCAGTGGTATGATACACCAGCTTATCAGAACAGAAGATATGTTCAACCTTCTGAAGTTGGTTTGATCGCTCCGTTTAATCTTACAAGTCCTAATCCTGTTCCAAATTCTGGTTCACCTGCAGCAACAGGAGCAGCGTTCAGTAATCCAAGACTTGGAAGTTTCTTTACACCAACTTCTTATGTCGGTGCTTTTGATCCTTCCGGAAGCAGATGGGATTTACCGTGGGCAAACTACGATCCACAAAACACCAGCTACATTTTATCAGTTGAAGAAAATCAGATTAACGGAATACCAACTGATTTTACTCTAAGTCAGAATTATCCAAATCCGTTCAATCCTTCAACAAAAATTGTTTATTCAGTTGCAAAACCTGGTAAAGTAAAATTATATGTAACAAATATTCTTGGTCAGGTTGTGGAAGAATTAGTAAATGATTTTAGGGAAACCGGTACTTATGAAATTAATTACAATGCAGAAAACTTAAGCACAGGTTTGTATATTTATACACTTGAGGCAGGGAACACAAAAATCTCAAAGAAGATGACTTTGCTCAAATGATCTCTCCTCTCTCCTTCGACAAGGGGCGTTGCCATCGGCAACGTCCTTTTTTATTTTTTGGAAGAGCATTTAAGTATTTATGAAAAGTTTTTTCCTAAAATTATTATTACTTCTATTCATTCTCTGCTCAAAGAATTTTTCTCAGGAAACAGTTGATTATTTCAGAGCATTCGAATCAATAAATGGGGATTCTATTCTGAAACATCTTCAATTCTTAGCTAGCGATGAACTTGAAGGAAGGGGTTTAGGTAGCAGGGGAATTAAACTTGCCGCAAATTATTTAGCTGAAAAATTCAATGAGTATGATTTAAAAAAAATTCCGTCTACAGATAGTTATTTTCAGGAAATACCTTTTATTGGAAGCAGAACACTTTCTTCATCCGAATTTAATTTTTACATCGACGATAAGGTTATTTCACTTAAATATTCGGATGATTATTTTCTATATAAATCCGGTCAACAAACTTTTATACCATTACCAACTGAATTAGTTTTTGTTGGTTATGGAATCGTTGCTCCTGAATTTGATTATAATGATTATCAGGCAGTTGATATAACAGGAAAGATTGCAGTATTTCTGGATAGTGAACCGTTATCTAATGATCCTGAGTTCTTTAACGGAAATGAAATTACTTATTACAGTTTTGCTGAGGTTAAAAGACAGACTGCTTTACAAAGAGGAGCAGCAGGAACAATCTTAATTCCGTTTGAGAAATATTCAGGTTGGGAAAATGTGACAAAAGATTTTGCAAAAGAAGATATAAGACTTGCGTATGACCTAACCAGTAATTTTAGTGTCATAATAAATCCTGCAATTGCGAAATTAATTTTTAATGGTTCTCAATATTCATTTGATGATATAATTGAGATGCATCAGAAACATCAGTTGAAATCATTTCCACTTAAAACTAAAATTAGTTTCAGAGGCAACTTTAAAGAGAGAGCTTTTGTAGGTAAAAATATCATTGGAATTTTACCAGGAAGTGATGACAAACTTAAAGATTCATACCTGATTATTTCAGCTCACTATGATCATTTAGGAATTGGCTCTCCAATACAAAATGATTCGATATACAATGGTGCTTTGGATAATGCTATTGGAGTTTCGGTTCTGATTGAACTTGCAAGAGCTTTCTCATCATTAAATACAAAGCCAAAGCGAACCATTATTTTTATTGCTTTAACCGGTGAAGAAAGTGGATTACTTGGTTCTATCTATTACACTGATAATCCGGTTTTCCCATTATACAAAACAATTGCAAATGTGAACATTGACGGGATTGCATTCTTCAGAGATTTTGAAAGTGTGATAGGAGTGGGTTCAGAATACTCATCACTTAAAAATAATTTAAGTGAAACAGCAGAACGTTATCAGATAAGTGTAGAAAAAATTCCTGAGGAGTTTGAGCAGTTAACCTCTTTCACAAACAGCGATCAATATACATTCGCATCAGTTGGAGTACCTTCAATACTTGTGCTTGAGGGTTTGCAGAATAGAACGAAATCAAGAGAAGAAGTATTGCAATCGTTTATTGAATATTTTGAATTAAGATATCACACACCTAAAGATGATTTGAATCAATTTATTGATGAAGTCGCTGCTGAGCGGCACACAAAAATACTTTTTGATTTATGTTATCATATTGCAAACTCAGTTGATGAACCTAAATGGAAATCTGACTCTCCGTTTTTAAAAGCAAGATTAAGAAGTATTGCAGAGAAAAAATAATGAGTAAAAATATCATCACGCTTTTAGTTTTTTCTTTATTGTTCAGTTTTTGTTCATTTAAACCAAGCGGTGAAAATGTAATAACAATCTCCGGTTCAGATACGATGTATGAACTGAATGAAAAGTTAGCTAAGGAATTTATGATTGATAATCCCGGAATATCGGTTTATGTGAAAGGCGGTGGAACAAGATTAGGTATTTCAGACTTAATTAAGAACAGAACTGATATTTGTGCTTCATCCCGTAATTTACAACCTGAAGAATCAAAATTGTTAGTTGAATACTATGGCTCGCTTGCATTAGTATATCTTATAGCAAAAGATGGATTGAGCATTTATGTAAATCCAAATAATATCGTGAATGACTTAACTGTTGATCAAATAAAAAAGATTTTTACCGGGAAAATTAAGAACTGGAAAGAAGTTGGTGGAAAGGATACTGTGATTATTCCTGTTCTGCGAAATCCAAATTCCGGTACTTACCTCTACTTCAAAGAACATGTGCTTGATGATGAAGAATATACCAAGAACGGATTAACACTCCCAACAACAAAAGAAATAATTAAATTTATTTCCGAGAATGATAATGCAATTGGTTATGGTGGTGTAGGTTATAAAGAGGGGATAGTGCAGATAAGGGTTGAAGGTGTTTTTCCTGTTGAAGAAAACATTCGTAATGACTCATACCCAATCACAAGATATCTTCATTTTTTTGTCTCCGAAACTCCATCAGGAAATGTAAAAAAGTTTATTGACTGGACGCTTTCACCAAAAGGGCAGAGCGTCATCAGAAAAGCAGGATTTATTCCGCTTTGGGATTACTCACTTTAGAATTTTTCTTAACAATTAAGTAATGTTCTCTTAACATTCACTTAACCTTTGCTATATAATTTCCGTCAGTAAAAAAATCATTAATCTGAAAAATGAAATTTCAACTATCGGTTAAAGGAAATAAAATGAAGCAATCCTTGTTGAATGAAAAGAGCTCGGATATTTTCAGTTGGAAAGAAATAAAAGAAAATCCATTTGAACTATTCAAATCCGAAATTCTCAACTACGGATTTTTAATCAATCAAGAAAATATCGACTCTAAAATTGATTGGGCTATTGAATATGAAATGATTTATAATTCTCAGTTGATGGAAATTTAATTTGATTAAATGGGGGACAATCTTAAAATTGTCTGATACTCCTTTCTGAACAAATCTTCAATCTTTACTTCACCACTTTCAGTTAATTTATGTAGCTCACAATGAGTTTTATCAGGTTCCACTTTTATAATATTCACTCTCAA
This genomic window contains:
- a CDS encoding phosphate ABC transporter substrate-binding protein — its product is MSKNIITLLVFSLLFSFCSFKPSGENVITISGSDTMYELNEKLAKEFMIDNPGISVYVKGGGTRLGISDLIKNRTDICASSRNLQPEESKLLVEYYGSLALVYLIAKDGLSIYVNPNNIVNDLTVDQIKKIFTGKIKNWKEVGGKDTVIIPVLRNPNSGTYLYFKEHVLDDEEYTKNGLTLPTTKEIIKFISENDNAIGYGGVGYKEGIVQIRVEGVFPVEENIRNDSYPITRYLHFFVSETPSGNVKKFIDWTLSPKGQSVIRKAGFIPLWDYSL